From a region of the Triticum aestivum cultivar Chinese Spring chromosome 7D, IWGSC CS RefSeq v2.1, whole genome shotgun sequence genome:
- the LOC123166711 gene encoding pre-mRNA-splicing factor syf1 homolog, translating to MAAAMEIEVSADDVAYEEDVLPFSLSGWLRYLSARRAAPPAKRAAIYERALRALPGSYKLWHAYLTELGDAARALPVTHAAHAGLNVAFERALAAGMSRMPRVWHMYASSLLHQRLLTRARRVLDRALRSLPVTQQHHVWPLHLRLASLPDCPAPTALRVHGRHLQFDPDHAEEFIAFLVSAGRWRDAAQHLAAAIDDEGFVSVKGTTKRQLLLDLCGLLAQPPEEVARMPVDAILRGSIRKFPEEAGVLWTCLASHYARRGLHGKARDVFEEATTTATTVKDFRMVFDAYLHFEHAMAAAELELGQANTVNIQDCWLADRDSTDLAMARLERLLERRPELLNSVLLRQNPHDVQAWHERAKIFRMDPARHAATYVETIMTVDPAKATGKPPHTLWLALARMYEDRGSVDCARDVLHGATQANFTAAEHLAAVYCEWAHMELRHQDPERAIDLIRRATTPPSIEATTRAAAAGGEDVRAKLHRCLKLWLVYLDLMTTHGSLESTCAVYDKMHDLGVVTPLLVLDHATLLEQHGRFEDAFRVYERGVRSFKHPHADAIWEAYLTKSVQRHGKSRPERVRDLFQAAVLQSPPERKKAVYLRYARFEEDFGLASRAMKVYEEAASAVPAGDRLGVYEVYVARAAELYGLLKARDVYRQAIVGGGLPDEGARAMCVGFADLEIGIGEVARARALHVYAAAFTDPEVYPEFWKRWNDFEVQQGDEGTFREMLRAKRTMAAVARDGARARRAIGAGGGVVERPCAGQRYDGAQQCKWIRLV from the coding sequence ATGGCGGCGGCCATGGAGATCGAGGTCTCGGCGGACGACGTCGCGTACGAGGAGGACGTCCTGCCCTTCAGCCTGTCCGGCTGGCTGCGCTACCTGTCGGCTCGCCGCGCGGCGCCGCCGGCGAAGCGCGCGGCCATCTACGAGCGGGCGCTGCGGGCCCTCCCCGGATCCTACAAGCTCTGGCACGCCTACCTCACGGAGCTCGGCGACGCCGCGCGCGCGCTGCCCGTCACCCACGCCGCCCACGCCGGCCTCAACGTCGCCTTCGAGCGCGCTCTCGCGGCCGGCATGTCCCGGATGCCGCGCGTCTGGCACATGTACGCCTCCTCGCTCCTCCACCAGCGCCTCCTCACCCGCGCCCGCCGCGTGCTCGACCGCGCTCTGCGCTCGCTGCCCGTCACGCAGCAGCACCACGTGTGGCCACTCCACCTCCGCCTCGCTTCCCTCCCTGACTGCCCGGCCCCGACCGCTCTCCGCGTGCATGGCCGCCACCTCCAGTTCGACCCCGACCACGCCGAGGAGTTCATCGCCTTCCTCGTCTCTGCCGGCAGATGGCGGGACGCCGCCCAACACCTCGCCGCGGCCATCGACGACGAAGGCTTCGTGTCCGTCAAGGGCACAACGAAGCGCCAGCTCCTGCTTGACCTGTGTGGCCTGCTCGCCCAGCCTCCAGAGGAGGTCGCCAGGATGCCGGTGGACGCCATCCTCCGCGGCAGCATCCGCAAGTTCCCCGAGGAAGCCGGCGTGCTATGGACATGCCTGGCCAGCCACTACGCGCGGAGAGGCCTCCACGGCAAGGCGAGGGACGTGTTCGAGGAGGCCACAACCACGGCGACCACCGTCAAGGACTTTCGGATGGTGTTCGACGCATACTTGCACTTCGAGCACGCCATGGCCGCCGCGGAGCTCGAGCTCGGGCAAGCGAACACCGTTAACATCCAGGACTGCTGGCTCGCGGACAGGGACAGCACAGACTTGGCGATGGCGAGGCTGGAGCGGCTGCTGGAACGCCGGCCGGAGCTGCTCAACAGCGTGCTGCTGAGGCAGAACCCGCACGACGTCCAGGCGTGGCACGAGCGGGCCAAGATCTTCCGCATGGATCCCGCGAGGCACGCCGCGACCTACGTGGAGACCATCATGACCGTCGATCCGGCGAAGGCGACGGGGAAGCCGCCGCACACGCTCTGGCTGGCGCTAGCCAGGATGTACGAGGACCGTGGCAGCGTCGACTGCGCCCGAGACGTCCTCCACGGAGCCACGCAGGCGAACTTCACGGCGGCGGAGCACCTCGCCGCGGTTTACTGCGAGTGGGCCCACATGGAGCTGAGGCACCAGGATCCCGAGCGGGCCATCGACCTCATCCGGCGAGCGACCACGCCACCGTCGATCGAGGCCACGACTCGCGCCGCTGCTGCCGGCGGCGAGGACGTTCGGGCGAAACTGCACCGGTGTCTCAAGCTGTGGCTCGTGTACCTGGACCTGATGACAACGCACGGGTCGCTCGAGTCCACCTGCGCCGTCTACGACAAGATGCACGACCTCGGCGTCGTCACGCCATTGCTGGTGCTGGACCACGCGACCCTACTCGAGCAGCACGGGCGGTTCGAGGACGCGTTCCGTGTGTACGAGCGGGGCGTCAGGTCCTTCAAGCACCCGCACGCCGACGCCATATGGGAGGCGTACCTGACCAAGTCCGTCCAGCGGCACGGGAAGAGCAGGCCGGAGAGGGTGCGGGACCTGTTCCAGGCGGCCGTCCTGCAGTCGccgccggagaggaagaaggccgTGTACCTCAGATACGCGAGGTTCGAGGAGGACTTCGGCCTCGCGAGCCGCGCCATGAAGGTGTACGAGGAGGCCGCGAGCGCCGTCCCCGCCGGCGACAGGCTCGGCGTCTACGAGGTGTACGTCGCGCGGGCTGCCGAGCTCTACGGCCTTCTGAAGGCGAGGGACGTGTACCGCCAGGCGATCGTCGGCGGCGGGCTGCCCGACGAGGGCGCGAGGGCGATGTGCGTCGGGTTCGCCGACCTCGAGATCGGGATCGGGGAAGTCGCGCGCGCTCGGGCGCTGCACGTTTACGCGGCGGCCTTCACAGATCCCGAGGTTTACCCTGAGTTTTGGAAGCGGTGGAACGACTTTGAGGTGCAGCAAGGCGACGAGGGTACGTTCAGGGAGATGCTCCGCGCGAAGAGGACCATGGCGGCCGTTGCCAGAGATGGAGCAAGGGCGCGGCGCGCgatcggcgccggcggcggcgtggTGGAGCGCCCGTGCGCCGGGCAACGATACGACGGTGCTCAGCAATGCAAGTGGATACGTCTAGTGTAG